One genomic region from Lysobacterales bacterium encodes:
- a CDS encoding histidine phosphatase family protein has protein sequence MSLIAIRHGQASYAAADYDQLSEAGYEQSRRLGRWLLQHAPVPERVVIGAMRRHRQTWDALQEAYSEAGVDLPAPEVDADLNEFDHRAVLDGYAREHPEAAALFRVEPGAALDPRRVLQQLLAALTAWTEDRIAGVPERWSEFQSRTRAGAARLRSEAGTLLAVSSGGVLSQFAQAALETSNARAIELNLSLRNSALCEFHHRTGAMRLSSWNSVPHLAEARELWTYF, from the coding sequence GTGAGCCTGATCGCCATACGCCACGGCCAGGCTTCGTACGCCGCCGCCGACTACGACCAGTTGTCCGAGGCCGGCTACGAGCAGTCACGACGGCTCGGACGCTGGCTGCTGCAGCACGCGCCGGTGCCCGAGCGCGTGGTGATTGGCGCCATGCGCCGCCACCGCCAGACCTGGGACGCCCTCCAAGAGGCCTACAGCGAGGCGGGCGTTGACTTGCCCGCGCCCGAGGTGGACGCCGACCTCAACGAATTCGATCATCGAGCCGTGCTGGACGGCTACGCCCGCGAGCACCCGGAAGCAGCAGCGCTGTTCCGGGTAGAGCCCGGCGCAGCCCTTGACCCGCGCCGGGTGCTGCAGCAGCTGCTCGCCGCGCTGACTGCATGGACGGAGGATCGCATCGCGGGGGTTCCGGAACGCTGGAGCGAGTTCCAGTCGCGCACCCGCGCCGGTGCTGCCCGCCTGCGCAGCGAGGCTGGAACACTTTTGGCGGTGTCGTCCGGCGGTGTGCTGTCGCAGTTCGCCCAGGCCGCACTGGAGACCAGCAACGCGCGCGCCATCGAACTGAACCTCAGCCTGCGCAACAGCGCACTCTGCGAGTTCCACCACCGCACGGGGGCGATGCGTCTGTCGAGCTGGAACAGCGTCCCGCATCTCGCGGAAGCGCGGGAGCTGTGGACGTATTTCTGA
- a CDS encoding DUF4426 domain-containing protein — MSSLRLLFGLALSLLPLLAVAQSSTTRGPYTIHYSALPSTLISPEVARNSGLTRSASRGLLNIAVIKKDEAREHAVTAVIEASATNAAGQRQSLRMREVREGEAIYYLGEPRISEGERLDFEVQVTPEGAGEPVLLRFAQTFHP; from the coding sequence ATGTCATCCCTCCGCCTGCTGTTCGGCCTCGCCCTGTCCCTGCTGCCACTGCTTGCGGTCGCGCAGAGCAGCACGACACGCGGCCCCTACACGATTCATTACAGCGCCCTGCCCTCAACCCTGATCAGCCCCGAAGTCGCCCGCAACAGCGGGCTCACTCGCTCAGCCAGCCGCGGCCTGCTGAACATCGCGGTGATCAAGAAGGATGAAGCCCGCGAGCACGCGGTCACCGCCGTGATCGAGGCTTCCGCCACCAATGCCGCCGGCCAGCGCCAGAGCCTGCGCATGCGCGAAGTGCGCGAGGGCGAGGCGATCTACTACCTCGGCGAACCGCGCATCAGCGAAGGCGAGCGCCTCGACTTCGAAGTGCAGGTCACGCCAGAAGGCGCTGGCGAGCCCGTGCTGCTGCGCTTCGCCCAGACCTTCCACCCCTGA
- a CDS encoding YggT family protein: protein MSYFAQAGVILIEVLFGLFATLFVLRVALPLARANFYNPICQFVYRTTHPVVTPLRRVLRPVGRFETSAALTAWLIVTLKVWAVYALLGRGVGLGAALVIGFAETLGLALWILFALILVRVILSFIQPAGHSPALPIILQLTEPLLGRLRRMLPNLGGLDFSPLVAMLLISLSRVLIIAPITDFGLALAR from the coding sequence ATGAGCTACTTCGCCCAAGCCGGCGTGATCCTGATCGAGGTGCTGTTCGGCCTGTTCGCCACGCTGTTCGTACTGCGCGTGGCCCTGCCGCTGGCGCGCGCGAACTTCTACAACCCGATCTGCCAGTTCGTATACCGCACCACCCACCCGGTGGTGACGCCCCTGCGCCGTGTGCTGCGCCCGGTCGGACGCTTCGAGACATCCGCCGCGCTCACGGCCTGGCTGATCGTGACGCTGAAGGTATGGGCGGTGTACGCCTTGCTGGGTCGGGGCGTGGGGCTCGGTGCCGCGCTGGTGATCGGCTTCGCCGAAACCCTGGGCCTGGCGCTGTGGATCCTGTTCGCCCTCATCCTAGTGCGGGTGATCCTGAGCTTCATCCAACCGGCCGGGCACTCGCCTGCCCTGCCGATCATCCTGCAGCTGACCGAACCCCTGCTCGGTCGGCTGCGCCGAATGCTGCCGAACCTGGGCGGCCTGGATTTCTCGCCGCTCGTGGCGATGCTGCTGATCTCGCTGTCACGCGTTCTGATCATTGCCCCGATCACCGATTTCGGCCTGGCCCTGGCGCGCTGA